One Benincasa hispida cultivar B227 chromosome 5, ASM972705v1, whole genome shotgun sequence genomic window carries:
- the LOC120077210 gene encoding pupal cuticle protein Edg-91-like, whose product MAARSLTTFGEGEYGNPSSYVRENGVESYGGGYNPKDYRYRKYNNDYYWGRGKCDQVGIDSGYGVGRYGSGYNPKGYEYEKYNNDYYWGWRKYGRQGCTGSGYGVGGYDGGYYPKDNEYGKYNNDYYWGWRMYGQGGIGSGYSVPRYETGKGKYRDCDYVGGRGKRGGPFKEYVYSNYGSGNKSDISPKEYNGHQRSSVYGEDCTGTES is encoded by the coding sequence ATGGCAGCCAGATCTCTAACAACTTTTGGTGAAGGAGAATATGGTAATCCAAGTAGTTATGTAAGAGAAAATGGTGTTGAAAGCTATGGTGGTGGATATAATCCCAAAGATTATCGatatagaaaatataataatgattaTTATTGGGGTCGGGGAAAGTGTGATCAAGTGGGTATTGATTCTGGTTATGGTGTTGGAAGATATGGTAGTGGATATAATCCTAAAGGTTatgaatatgaaaaatataataatgattaTTATTGGGGTTGGAGGAAGTATGGTCGTCAAGGGTGTACTGGTTCTGGCTATGGTGTTGGAGGCTATGATGGTGGATATTATCctaaagataatgaatatggaaaatataataatgattaTTATTGGGGTTGGAGAATGTATGGTCAAGGAGGTATTGGTTCTGGTTATAGTGTTCCTAGATATGAAACTGGAAAAGGTAAATATAGGGATTGTGATTATGTAGGTGGTCGAGGAAAACGTGGAGGACCATTCAAAGAATATGTATATTCTAATTATGGAAGTGGAAACAAAAGTGACATATCGCCTAAAGAATATAATGGTCATCAAAGAAGCAGTGTATATGGTGAAGATTGTACTGGTACTGAATCTTAA
- the LOC120078676 gene encoding uncharacterized protein LOC120078676 produces MSNLIQESSEPQNPEEPFDPFHSRFSTLCLNPSAVDPSLCSSCARRHPRSAATPMKRPTPTPPQQHPSKNLFLDHQQPDSTFSKIDLPIPFDPSVFPLRRSVSDPTEARNFSPTPVIQSPAKRLCLNSPLPPLPLRRTVSDPNPSPEKTSDSPIKIGKDNPESKRLRRIKDRLKEMNQWWNEVMSEEQDENETKKSDCLKEEEEDEETVGVERVGDSLALHLKCSCGKGFEILLSGRSCFYKLL; encoded by the exons ATGAGCAATCTGATTCAAGAATCTTCAGAACCTCAAAACCCAGAAGAACCTTTCGATCCCTTCCATTCCCGTTTCTCTACCCTCTGCCTCAACCCCTCCGCCGTCGACCCTTCACTTTGTTCTTCATGCGCCCGCCGTCATCCTCGCTCTGCTGCCACTCCCATGAAACGCCCCACCCCAACGCCGCCGCAACAACACCCCTCCAAGAATCTCTTTCTTGATCATCAACAACCCGATTCCACCTTCTCCAAGATCGATCTCCCCATTCCTTTTGATCCCTCTGTTTTTCCTCTCCGCCGCTCTGTTTCCGACCCCACAGAAGCCCGGAATTTCTCCCCTACGCCGGTCATTCAATCCCCGGCTAAACGTTTATGTCTCAACTCACCACTGCCTCCCCTTCCTCTCCGGCGTACTGTCTCTGACCCAAATCCCTCCCCTGAAAAAACTTCCGATTCCCCAATTAAAATTGGGAAAGACAACCCTGAATCAAAG AGACTTAGAAGGATTAAAGATCGATTGAAGGAGATGAATCAATGGTGGAATGAAGTGATGAGTGAAGAACAGGATGAAAATGAGACAAAAAAG AGTGATTgtttgaaggaagaagaagaagatgaagaaacagTCGGAGTGGAGAGAGTCGGTGATTCATTGGCGTTACATTTGAAGTGTTCATGTGGGAAAGGATTCGAGATTCTTCTTTCTGGAAGAAGCTGTTTCTACAAGCTGCTGTAG